Proteins from one Panicum virgatum strain AP13 chromosome 7K, P.virgatum_v5, whole genome shotgun sequence genomic window:
- the LOC120640409 gene encoding translation initiation factor IF-2-like: MCPLSERRGRVFQPPNNLADYWRVSMHPDAGYINMGARGQGYVSDPPLPEVRAVNHEFTERQKEWKDAEKRRSERKRKKKEARDKANRALEKQVKSLIPTPDSTPSAEVEIDYSALPDPNTEGAGGQSPDQRGAGTEPPAQAEGEDTRAPSPVGMPPALSVAGTLEQASPPKPQTGPGAAPSGCLARSSGSARAPKSGSKKCKLEAASGMKVPTARVPSLAPTKALKMGRSATPGTAPQPPSGGPRSAEEIAEELQAAIARGAASTHAQLGVSDSGRHGAEDAIGRAPRGKSAEVPRERPAKAARRMPPGRASVEREGPTGLCQSSPLRLKEISRDKSAELAQQDSKVQWFEQWNTNLIARLGEANTLKDEPLEARVAQCKQLQKTLEVQAVSLTEKVALVEGQREAILRAETALQAARAEIDQGRKRVEELQKRVADETAAKEALQAAYASLKGALCPGVQNALGVVWTHYVIDFEHLAMGYIVPDGDDDAKVDAMEQADAGAEGAATTLAGLFEGDLFPDAVDDGDEGEHGEGAGGNL; the protein is encoded by the exons ATGTGTCCGCTtagcgagcggcgcgggcgggtgTTCCAGCCCCCGAACAACCTCGCGGACTATTGGAGGGTCTCGATGCACCCCGACGCGGGGTACATCAACATG GGGGCGCGTGGCCAGGGGTACGTCTCGGATCCTCCGCTCCCCGAAGTCCGAGCCGTGAACCACGAGTTCACGGAGAGGCAGAAGGAGTGGAAGGACGCGGAGAAGCGCCGCagtgagaggaagaggaagaagaaggaggcgAGGGACAAGGCGAATCGGGCGCTGGAGAAGCAAGTCAAATCGCTTATCCCGACGCCCGACTCCACGCCCTCGGCAGAGGTCGAGATTGACTACTCAGCGCTGCCCGACCCCAACACAGAGGGGGCGGGAGGCCAGTCGCCGGACCAGCGGGGAGCTGGCACCGAGCCCCCGGCGCAGGCCGAGGGCGAAGATACGCGTGCACCGTCGCCGGTCGGGATGCCGCCTGCGCTGTCGGTTGCAGGGACCCTCGAGCAGGCTTCGCCACCAAAGCCTCAGACGGGCCCAGGCGCGGCGCCCAGCGGTTGTTTGGCGAGATCCAGCGGGTCGGCGCGGGCCCCGAAAAGCGGCTCAAAGAAATGCAAGTTGGAGGCCGCCTCGGG CATGAAAGTCCCTACTGCTCGGGTTCCTTCGCTGGCGCCCACCAAAGCCCTCAAGATGGGGAGGTCCGCGACGCCAggcacggcgccgcagcccccgagcgggGGGCCTCGGTCGGCAGAGGAGATCGCCGAGGAGCTCCAGGCGGCGATTGCCCGGGGGGCTGCATCGACCCACGCACAATTGGGCGTGAGCGACTCCGGTCGGCATGGCGCGGAGGACGCCATCGGCCGGGCGCCGAGGGGGAAATCGGCCGAGGTGCCGAGGGAGAGACCAGCCAAGGCGGCGAGGAGGATGCCGCCCGGCCGGGCATCGGTGGAGAGGGAAGGACCGACGGGGCTATGCCAGAGCAGCCCATTG CGGCTAAAGGAAATCTCGCGCGACAAGAGCGCCGAGCTGGCCCAGCAGGACTCCAAGGTGCAATGGTTCGAGCAGTGGAACACCAATCTGATCGCGCGGCTGGGCGAGGCCAACACCTTG AAGGATGAGCCTCTCGAAGCGAGGGTGGCTCAGTGCAAGCAGCTGCAGAAGACTCTCGAAGTGCAGGCCGTCTCCCTTACGGAGAAGGTGGCCCTCGTCGAGGGGCAGAGAGAAGCCATTCTGCGCGCGGAGACTGCCCTCCAGGCTGCGCGGGCAGAGATAGACCAAGGGAGGAAGCGCGTCGAGG AGCTGCAGAAGAGGGTGGcagacgagaccgcggcgaaggaggccCTCCAGGCCGCGTACGCGTCC CTCAAGGGCGCCCTCTGCCCCGGCGTCCAGAATGCCCTCGGCGTTGTCTGGACGCACTACGTCATCGACTTCGAGCACTTGGCCATGGGCTACATCGTCCCCGACGGCGATGATGATGCCAAAGTCGATGCTATGGAGCAAGCTGACGCAGGTGCTGAAGGCGCTGCCACCACCTTGGCCGGGCTCTTCGAGGGCGACCTCTTCCCCGACGCCGTAGATGATGGAGACGAGGGCGAGCACGGCGAGGGGGCTGGTGGCAACTTGTAG
- the LOC120640408 gene encoding uncharacterized protein LOC120640408 — protein sequence MEAYCNAVRRLEDRFDGLELNHVPRKYNEDADELAKIASGWTTVPPNIFVRDITKPSVNFKDPEEPGPSAAELSDGNPSADEVEPMETETEASSEDEGEAMQIDEAPLSQDWRDQYLDWINRGVLPSDRAQVRRVARRAKSFVVIDRELYKRSPSGVLQ from the coding sequence atggaggcatactgcaacgcaGTGCGCCGCCTTGAAGATAGGTTCGATGGCCTGGAACTCaaccatgtcccgcgcaagtacaacgaggatgcagACGAACTAGCTAAGATCGCGTCGGGGTGGACCACCGTTCCCCCGAACATCTTTGTTCGTGACATCACCAAACCCTCAGTCAATTTCAAGGATCCAGAGGAACCAGGCCCCTCGGCTGCGGAGCTCTCTGACGGGAACCCCTCGGCGGacgaggtcgagcccatggaaacAGAAACTGAAGCATCCTCGGAGGACGAGGGTGAGGCAATGCAGATTGACGAGGCTCCACTATCGCAAGACTGGCGCGACCAGTACCTCGATTGGATCAACCGAGGGGTGCTACCCTCGGATCGCGCTCAAGTGCGGCGCGTCGCCAGGAGAGCCAAGTCTTTCGTCGTGATCGACAGAGAGCTCTACAAGCGCAGCCCCTCGGGGGTCCTGCAATGA